The following proteins are co-located in the Microcystis wesenbergii NRERC-220 genome:
- a CDS encoding TldD/PmbA family protein yields the protein MSPTLLISKELPTLKYNPSLERFDSSWAAPLSTLLGLGRAAGATFIEFFLERVNYISCLAEDDTITSLSPKLSTGAGIRLFRGKADCYVSTNDLSFQGLKNALEKGLSILGLNLPSPNAYIPEINLEMFRDYATVKNKDIWLNNCSSLREMGDILLTANVQLNQKASHVQSRRAAYFRDWQEILVAASDGTFARDIRLTQSVGYNLLCADGTNRSSIGKRVGSTSNPDFLRTWNAEESAAEVAESAGKMLYADYVESGSYPIVMANEFGGVIFHEACGHLLETTQIEQKTTPFLDKKGEKIAHENLTAWDEGLSDKAFGTIDMDDEGMPAQRTLLIENGILKNFIADRTGSIKTGHPRTGSGRRQNYTYAAASRMRNTYIAPGEYTLDNLFNSIDKGIYCKKMGGGSVGATGEFNFAVEEAYLIENGNLTKPLKGATLIGSAKEIMNKISMCSQDLGLAAGFCGSVSGSVYVTVGQPHLKVDSITVGGR from the coding sequence ATGTCACCCACTCTACTCATCTCCAAAGAACTCCCCACCCTGAAATATAATCCTAGTCTGGAGCGCTTTGATAGCTCTTGGGCGGCTCCTTTGTCCACTCTCCTGGGACTGGGACGGGCTGCCGGGGCAACTTTTATCGAATTTTTCCTCGAAAGAGTCAACTATATCAGTTGTTTAGCCGAAGATGACACCATCACCAGTCTCTCACCGAAACTATCTACAGGGGCAGGAATCCGCCTTTTTCGCGGTAAAGCTGATTGTTATGTCAGTACCAACGATTTAAGCTTCCAAGGCTTAAAAAATGCCCTAGAAAAAGGTTTATCGATTCTCGGTTTAAACCTACCCAGTCCTAACGCCTATATTCCCGAAATCAATCTGGAAATGTTCCGGGATTATGCCACGGTCAAAAATAAAGATATTTGGCTGAATAATTGCAGTTCTTTGCGAGAAATGGGTGATATTCTCCTAACTGCTAACGTTCAACTCAATCAGAAAGCCTCTCACGTCCAATCTCGTCGCGCCGCTTATTTTCGCGATTGGCAAGAAATTTTAGTTGCCGCTAGTGACGGCACTTTTGCCCGGGATATTCGCCTCACCCAATCGGTGGGCTATAATCTCCTCTGTGCCGATGGGACTAATCGTTCTAGCATTGGTAAACGGGTGGGTAGTACCAGTAATCCCGATTTTCTGCGGACGTGGAATGCCGAGGAATCGGCGGCAGAAGTGGCCGAATCGGCGGGTAAAATGCTTTACGCTGACTATGTAGAATCTGGCAGTTATCCCATCGTCATGGCCAATGAATTTGGCGGTGTTATCTTCCACGAAGCCTGCGGCCATTTGCTAGAAACTACGCAAATTGAGCAAAAAACCACGCCCTTTCTCGATAAAAAAGGCGAAAAAATCGCCCACGAAAATCTGACGGCTTGGGACGAAGGATTATCCGATAAAGCTTTCGGTACTATCGATATGGACGATGAGGGAATGCCGGCCCAGCGTACTCTCCTAATTGAAAATGGTATCCTAAAAAACTTCATTGCCGATCGCACCGGTTCAATTAAAACCGGCCATCCGCGCACAGGTAGCGGTCGCCGTCAAAACTACACCTATGCCGCCGCTAGTCGGATGCGGAATACCTACATCGCCCCCGGGGAATATACCCTCGATAATCTCTTTAATTCCATCGATAAAGGCATTTATTGCAAAAAAATGGGCGGTGGTAGTGTGGGGGCGACCGGGGAATTTAATTTCGCCGTCGAGGAGGCCTATCTTATCGAAAATGGCAACCTGACTAAACCCCTGAAAGGCGCGACTTTAATCGGTTCAGCTAAGGAGATTATGAATAAAATCTCTATGTGTTCCCAAGATTTAGGACTAGCGGCGGGTTTTTGCGGTTCCGTCAGTGGTAGCGTTTATGTCACCGTTGGTC